In Verrucomicrobiota bacterium, a single window of DNA contains:
- the hrpA gene encoding ATP-dependent RNA helicase HrpA produces the protein MSDTAQLHELNRLLPHCLLKDQLRLGWRLAAWLRERPPEQKVPLALAQWFEEAKASVQLRRDRQERLPPIEYPPLLPITARREDIVAAIRANQVLVIAGETGSGKTTQIPKMCLEAGLGIRARIGCTQPRRVAALSVSRRLAEELNMDYGREVGCKIRFSDQTSPQTYIKFMTDGILLAETQGDPLLTEYEVIILDEAHERSLNIDFLLGCLKQLLAKRDDLKLIITSATIDTQSFSRAFNDAPIIEVSGRLYPVDLVYAPFDVASEEQGDFTYVDAAVSAVENIFIESNHGDVLVFMPGERDILETRDALQSRGLGDTDLIPLFGRLSPTEQQRIFAPSPRRKIVIATNIAETSLTVPGIRYVVDTGLARISRYNPRTRTKRLPIEPVSQSSANQRKGRCGRVSGGICVRLYSEEDFAAREPYTQPEIQRANLAEVILRLKAFKLGDIETFPFLNPPTPPAILGGYQLLHELGALDDQREMTELGHKLARLPVDPTIGRMLLQAQREGATPEVLVIAAGLSIQDPRERPLERQTEADQAHRRFNHPKSDFLTLLNIWDAFHDQLESLRTQNQVRKFCKAHFLSYSRMREWRDIHAQLRDAMEDLGENVPHSQPATFEAIHRAILTGLWSHVSTRKERNQYQLGGNREVMLFPGSGLFARTAEKRHTPAPKEAKAKPAPANPQPQWLVAGEIVETSRLFARTVAEIDPLWIVELAPHLYRRGYSEPHWAAPEGRVLAREKITLNGLVVQDRMVPYGNVNPAEATEIFLRTALVEEALADHFTRPRKPLAPVRGQHSQQQLLAAAEADTETERDLSRLPALYRFLAHNQQLCHKIELWQTRLPSRIVTDLDQSLYEHYARRLKNLSSIPELNRFLHAQPDPAHCLCLDAAELLGPHAAAFNANAFPDTVPVGSHPVEVRYAYAPGAEHDGVTVRVPFTLAQVMDPAALDWAVPGLREPQILHLLQALPKALRRPLMPLPEKAREMARAVIPAGNAFLPALAEFIAQHYGVQVPLTEWNATLLPAHLRPRFEVVDADRKPVAQGRDLAALRQQLEQHDTTTESRAWQLAAQQWERYHLTDWSFGDLPEQILVAEIGGYPLHAYPALQWEDQEISLRLFRKPAEAAQAHAAAVPRLLERLLQRELAWLQKDLRSLHQWRELYTLPARALPPAAKPGEWGAAIKIQFAKTPATLATAAPSGLGTLEDLEASALDNLKQHLLGPRPAWPRTAAAFAALLAESRAGIPGLAVKLSDLTGEILKLRQTLLACRKPYPQLLADLHRLLPPQFLRYLPFERLPHLPRYLKALLVRAERAAVNTAKDQEKLRRLQPYLDTLEKLGWRPATRVSEKLEACRWLLEEYTVSLFAQELGTAEPVSPKKIEAALEAAKL, from the coding sequence ATGAGCGATACCGCACAACTTCATGAGTTAAACCGCCTGTTGCCGCACTGCCTTTTGAAGGATCAGTTGCGGCTGGGATGGCGTTTGGCCGCCTGGTTGCGGGAGCGTCCTCCGGAACAGAAGGTGCCGCTGGCATTGGCACAATGGTTTGAGGAAGCCAAGGCGTCCGTCCAACTTCGACGGGATCGCCAGGAACGGCTGCCCCCCATCGAGTATCCGCCGCTGCTGCCCATCACCGCCCGGCGCGAGGATATTGTGGCTGCCATCCGGGCCAATCAGGTGCTCGTGATCGCGGGCGAAACCGGTTCCGGCAAGACCACCCAGATTCCCAAGATGTGCCTGGAGGCCGGGTTGGGCATCCGGGCGCGCATCGGCTGTACTCAACCTCGCCGGGTGGCGGCACTCTCCGTGTCGCGCCGACTGGCGGAGGAACTCAACATGGATTATGGCCGCGAGGTGGGCTGCAAAATCCGGTTCTCCGACCAGACCAGTCCGCAGACGTATATTAAGTTCATGACGGATGGTATCCTGCTGGCCGAGACGCAGGGGGACCCCTTGCTCACGGAATACGAGGTCATCATCCTGGATGAAGCGCATGAGCGCTCGCTGAATATTGATTTCCTGCTCGGTTGCCTCAAGCAACTGCTGGCCAAGCGCGATGACCTAAAGTTGATCATCACTTCGGCAACGATTGACACTCAGTCGTTCTCTCGTGCATTCAACGATGCGCCCATCATTGAAGTCTCCGGACGCCTTTACCCGGTGGACCTGGTTTATGCCCCGTTTGACGTGGCGTCTGAGGAGCAAGGGGATTTCACCTATGTGGATGCTGCCGTCAGTGCCGTCGAAAACATCTTCATCGAGTCCAATCACGGCGATGTGCTGGTCTTCATGCCGGGCGAACGGGACATCCTGGAAACGCGCGACGCCCTGCAGTCGCGCGGGCTGGGCGATACCGATCTGATCCCGTTATTCGGGCGGTTGTCGCCGACGGAACAGCAGCGCATCTTCGCGCCGTCGCCCCGGCGCAAGATTGTCATTGCCACGAATATTGCCGAGACGTCCCTCACCGTGCCCGGCATCCGTTACGTGGTGGATACCGGGTTGGCGCGGATCAGCCGGTATAATCCGCGTACGCGCACCAAGCGCCTGCCAATCGAGCCGGTTTCCCAGAGCAGCGCGAATCAGCGCAAAGGCCGTTGCGGACGCGTCTCCGGCGGCATCTGCGTGCGGTTGTATTCCGAGGAGGATTTCGCGGCGCGCGAGCCGTACACCCAGCCGGAAATCCAGCGGGCGAACCTCGCGGAAGTCATCCTGCGGTTGAAAGCGTTCAAGCTGGGGGATATTGAAACGTTTCCATTCCTCAACCCGCCCACGCCGCCGGCCATCCTGGGCGGCTACCAACTGCTTCATGAACTCGGCGCTTTGGACGACCAGCGCGAGATGACCGAGTTGGGCCACAAGCTGGCGCGCCTGCCGGTTGACCCCACGATTGGCCGCATGTTGCTTCAAGCCCAGCGTGAAGGGGCGACACCCGAGGTGCTCGTCATCGCTGCCGGGCTCAGTATTCAGGACCCGCGCGAACGCCCCTTGGAACGCCAGACCGAGGCGGACCAGGCGCATCGCCGCTTTAATCATCCCAAGTCGGACTTTCTCACGCTGCTTAATATTTGGGATGCGTTTCACGATCAATTGGAGTCGCTGCGCACGCAGAATCAGGTGCGCAAGTTTTGCAAGGCGCATTTCCTTTCCTATTCCCGCATGCGCGAGTGGCGCGACATCCATGCGCAATTGCGGGACGCCATGGAGGACCTCGGGGAAAACGTGCCGCATTCCCAGCCAGCCACGTTCGAGGCCATTCACCGCGCCATCCTCACCGGCTTGTGGAGCCACGTCAGCACGCGCAAGGAGCGCAACCAATACCAATTGGGCGGCAACCGCGAGGTCATGCTCTTTCCCGGTTCGGGGCTGTTTGCGCGCACGGCGGAGAAGCGCCACACGCCCGCGCCCAAGGAGGCCAAGGCCAAACCTGCGCCCGCCAATCCGCAACCCCAATGGCTGGTTGCCGGGGAGATCGTGGAGACCTCGCGCCTGTTCGCGCGCACCGTGGCGGAAATTGATCCGCTCTGGATTGTGGAACTCGCGCCGCACTTATACCGGCGCGGGTATAGCGAACCGCACTGGGCCGCGCCCGAGGGCCGGGTGCTGGCGCGCGAGAAAATCACCCTCAACGGCCTGGTGGTGCAGGACCGCATGGTGCCGTACGGCAACGTCAATCCGGCGGAAGCCACCGAAATTTTTCTGCGCACCGCGCTGGTTGAGGAGGCCTTGGCGGATCACTTCACGCGCCCGCGAAAGCCGCTGGCTCCCGTCCGCGGCCAGCATTCCCAGCAGCAATTGCTTGCCGCCGCCGAAGCGGACACCGAGACGGAGCGCGACCTTTCCCGGCTACCCGCGCTCTACCGCTTCCTCGCGCATAACCAGCAGTTGTGCCACAAGATCGAACTCTGGCAGACCCGTCTGCCCAGCCGGATCGTTACGGACCTCGATCAGTCGCTCTATGAGCATTACGCCCGCCGCCTGAAGAACCTGTCTTCCATTCCCGAACTGAACCGCTTCCTCCACGCGCAGCCGGACCCGGCGCATTGCCTATGCCTGGACGCCGCCGAGCTGCTCGGCCCCCATGCCGCTGCCTTCAACGCCAACGCCTTCCCGGACACGGTGCCCGTGGGGTCGCATCCCGTGGAAGTGCGGTACGCCTACGCGCCCGGCGCGGAGCACGATGGCGTCACCGTGCGGGTGCCGTTCACGCTGGCCCAGGTCATGGACCCCGCCGCGCTGGATTGGGCGGTGCCCGGCCTGCGCGAACCGCAAATCCTGCATCTGCTCCAGGCGCTGCCCAAAGCCCTTCGTCGCCCGCTGATGCCATTGCCGGAGAAGGCCCGCGAAATGGCCCGCGCCGTGATCCCCGCCGGCAACGCTTTCCTGCCGGCCCTCGCGGAATTCATCGCGCAACACTACGGCGTGCAAGTGCCGTTGACCGAATGGAACGCCACGCTGCTCCCGGCGCATTTGCGGCCTCGGTTTGAAGTCGTGGATGCGGACCGCAAACCCGTCGCCCAAGGGCGCGACCTCGCGGCGTTGCGCCAGCAACTCGAACAGCACGACACCACCACCGAGAGCCGGGCCTGGCAACTGGCCGCCCAACAATGGGAGCGCTACCATCTTACGGATTGGAGCTTTGGCGATCTGCCCGAACAAATCCTCGTGGCCGAAATCGGCGGCTATCCCCTGCACGCCTATCCCGCCTTGCAATGGGAAGATCAGGAAATCAGCCTGCGCCTATTCCGCAAACCCGCCGAAGCCGCCCAGGCCCACGCCGCCGCCGTGCCGCGCCTCCTCGAACGCCTGCTCCAACGCGAACTCGCCTGGCTGCAAAAAGATTTGCGCAGCCTGCACCAATGGCGCGAACTCTACACCCTCCCCGCGCGCGCCCTGCCCCCCGCCGCCAAACCGGGCGAGTGGGGCGCGGCCATCAAAATCCAATTCGCCAAGACGCCCGCCACCCTTGCCACCGCCGCCCCGTCCGGTCTGGGCACCCTTGAGGACCTTGAAGCCTCGGCTCTGGACAACCTCAAGCAACACCTGCTGGGACCGCGCCCCGCCTGGCCCCGTACCGCCGCCGCCTTTGCCGCCTTGCTGGCGGAGAGCCGCGCCGGCATCCCCGGCCTAGCCGTGAAACTCTCCGACCTCACCGGCGAAATCCTGAAACTCCGGCAAACCCTCCTCGCCTGCCGCAAACCGTACCCGCAACTCCTCGCCGACCTGCACCGCCTGCTGCCGCCGCAATTCCTGCGCTACCTCCCCTTTGAGCGCCTGCCGCATCTGCCGCGCTACCTCAAGGCCCTGCTCGTCCGCGCCGAACGCGCCGCCGTCAACACCGCCAAAGACCAGGAAAAACTGCGCCGCCTCCAGCCCTACCTCGACACCCTGGAAAAACTCGGCTGGCGTCCGGCAACCAGAGTATCGGAAAAGCTGGAAGCCTGCCGCTGGCTGCTGGAAGAATACACCGTCTCCCTCTTCGCCCAGGAACTCGGCACCGCCGAACCCGTCTCCCCCAAGAAAATCGAAGCCGCCCTCGAAGCCGCCAAGCTGTAG
- a CDS encoding HEAT repeat domain-containing protein, with translation MKTTTKVWLGASALLALVLALIGYRIKTAEPSYQGKSLSEWVNMTELLGEGDPRPKLRSPTNEIGNALRAMCPNAIPFLIAWMDPVPTKAHKWLWAFERTQKLIKLKPGLEPTKRSHYVCIAFEALGQVAEPAIPQLTTLMFDTNASGCYAEALAGLGPKSKPIMLQALCHTNGIIRERAASAIARYEEEPVFAMPFLISLLQDKDARVRSASVAALWHIKSQPKIIVPALIGALSDPDRLVYMDAVWVLGEMGTNAITALPAMQQLLTQTYLSEYEKKRLEFEIRRVTRLHPRPRP, from the coding sequence ATGAAAACCACGACGAAAGTATGGCTGGGCGCAAGCGCACTGCTCGCCCTCGTCCTGGCGTTGATCGGCTACAGAATCAAGACCGCCGAGCCCAGTTATCAGGGGAAGAGCTTGAGTGAGTGGGTGAACATGACTGAACTTCTCGGTGAAGGAGACCCAAGACCAAAGTTACGCTCGCCAACCAATGAGATCGGTAATGCCTTGCGGGCGATGTGCCCCAATGCCATACCGTTTTTGATCGCATGGATGGATCCAGTACCCACCAAGGCTCACAAATGGTTATGGGCATTCGAGAGAACGCAAAAACTTATTAAATTAAAGCCTGGTCTAGAACCAACCAAAAGAAGTCACTACGTATGCATTGCCTTTGAAGCACTGGGGCAAGTCGCTGAACCAGCAATTCCCCAACTCACGACTCTAATGTTTGATACGAATGCCTCCGGCTGCTATGCCGAAGCGTTGGCGGGATTAGGGCCTAAATCCAAACCGATTATGTTACAGGCATTGTGCCACACAAACGGCATCATTCGGGAGCGAGCAGCTAGTGCAATTGCGAGGTATGAGGAAGAACCCGTTTTTGCCATGCCATTCTTGATTTCATTACTGCAGGATAAAGATGCAAGGGTGCGATCGGCTTCAGTGGCGGCGCTTTGGCATATAAAAAGCCAACCGAAAATCATCGTACCTGCATTGATAGGCGCCTTGTCTGATCCGGATCGGCTAGTATATATGGATGCGGTATGGGTTCTTGGCGAAATGGGAACCAATGCCATAACTGCATTGCCTGCAATGCAGCAACTCTTGACACAAACATACCTTTCGGAATATGAAAAAAAACGATTAGAATTCGAAATCAGACGAGTAACTCGTCTCCATCCGCGTCCGCGCCCCTGA